CCGTTATTCCACCACTGGGAGCAGCAAGGTTTGCAATGCCCAGCCCGTAGTCCTGATGACCCGTCTCGGCCCCTTCGCGCTGGCCCATAACGGCAATCTTGTGAATGCAGCAGAGCTGCGAGCTCGGGTGGATGACGGTGAGGTGGAGTTCACCTCCACCACGGATTCGGAGTTGATCGCTTACGCGGTTCAGCAAGCTGTGGATGGGGGCTTGGATTGGACAGAGGGGATTAAGGCGGCCGCATCCCAGTGCCAGGGGGCTTTCAGCTTGGTGATTGGAACGTCAGATTCCCTGTACGGCCTGCGGGATGGTTATGGGATTCGACCGCTGGTGTATGGCTATCTCGGTGATCCAGATCTTGGACACTGGGTTCTCAGTAGTGAAACCTGTGGGCTCGACATCATTGGCTCTCCGTTCGTTGCCGATGTGGAACCTGGCGAATTAGTGGTGTTCCGTTGTGGGGACCCCACTCCAGAACGGCATCGCTGGATTCAACCCACCACCCGCATGTGTGTGTTTGAAATGATCTATTTCGCGCGCCCTGATAGTCGTTTCTTTGGTGAATCGCTTTACAGCTATCGACAGCGCATCGGCCAGATTCTGGCCCGTGAATCTGCGGTCGAGGCGGATCTCGTGATTGGGGTTCCTGATTCCGGAATTCCAGCTGCGATCGGGTATTCCCAGACCAGTGGTATTCCCTATGCCGATGGACTGATCAAAAACCGCTATGTCGGCAGAACCTTCATCCAGCCCACTCAGGCGATGCGTGAGGCCGGGATTCGCGTGAAGCTCAATCCACTCCCAGATGTTTTAACTGGCAAAAGGGTTTTGGTGATTGATGACTCGATTGTTCGTGGCACCACCAGTAAAAAATTGGTTCAGGCGCTCCGTGATGCAGGCGCCACTGAGGTGCACATGCGGATTAGTTCCCCACCCGTGACCCATCCCTGTTTTTACGGCATCGATACCGATACGCAGGATCAGTTGATCGCCGCTCGACTCACGCTCAAAGAGATCGAAGAGCATCTCAAGGTTGATTCGCTCGCTTATCTCAGCAAGGAGGGGATGGTGGAAGCTGCCCATGCTCAGTCGGAACATTTCTGTACGGCTTGCTTCGACGGGGATTACCCGGTTCCGATGGACGCCTCGATCAAGGCGAGCAAATTGATGCTGGAACCAGCAGGGGTGGCGGCAACCAATCTCTAATCACTGTTCTAGTCAGCTGATTAGGGGTACCAATCGCAGGATGGATTCGTTGTCTTTCAGCGTGAGCTGATCTTGCTCGTGCACCTTCAGGCGTCCGTGGCGACCGTTGGATGTCACCACACCAATCAGGGAATCGGCGAGGCAAGCTGCTGCAATGCGCTCGCCCCCGTTGTTGGACTCGCAATTCAGTTCCCAGCCAATTTCACCGAGATCGCCCCGTTTGCAGGGGCGGATGGTCGTGAGGTCCAACCAGTGGAGACGCCCTGTTTGACTCGCCAGAAGGATGGTTGTTGGTCGTTCAGCATGCCCCGCGATTGCGGTGACCAGCTGTTCGCCAGGGAGCAAACGCATGGTGATCGGTCCTTGGGCCAACTTGCCCATCAACGGCAGATTGGCTTCCCCTGCTTGCAGACGAAGAATCCTGCCGATATCGCTGATGACGGCGACATCAGCGCCGTCTTGACAGATCAAGGCCGCTTTCAGGCTCACCCCTTCTTTCAGTTTTAAAACGGTCGCGGCTCGACCCGACAATTCCTGGATGTCCTTGAGCGGAAGCCGTTTGAACCGGCCATCACTGGTTAATAACCCAAGCGATTTCGTCTCATTGGCACTGAGATCCTCTGGATTGGGTAAGGGCAGTAGGGACACCACCACATCACCTTCAAGGGCTGTAGGGAGGAATCGCTCAAGGGTTCCTTGTTGCTGTCCTGCAAATTCCCAGCGCACAAGCGCTACACGACCGCTCACCGTCACAGCCAAAAGTCGTGGCGGAGGCTGGATGGGCAGGCTGATGAGAGCTGGAGAGGGTTCATCCCCCATCGGAGCTGGATCGTTGAGATGCAGGCGTCCCAGCAGCTGTGGACTGATGATTTTCACTTGACCGTCGTCTTGAATCAGCAACCTGGATTCGCTCGGAAGGGCATCCAGGGCTTGGCGCCTCTGTAGTTCGGCATTGGGCCGTTGACTGGCGGCCCGCTCGGCAAGCAGATGGTCACCACCCTCCACCAGCCGGGTGCGCCTTGGCGTTGCAAAGCGTTTTTTGAGCTGGCGCAGTTCCTGGATCAGAGCATCCAGCAATTGGTCACGATTTTCCAGCAGCAGGGTGAGTCGCTGTCTTTCTTGGCGCAGATCATCCGCTTCCTTGCGCAGGCTTTCCTGTTCCAAGCCTGTGAGCCTGCGCAAGGGCATGGCCAGCACGGCATCAGCCTGCCGTTCGCTCAGATCGAAATGCACCATCAAGCTGGCCCGAGCTTTGGCCGCATCTCTGGCTTCTTGGATCATCGCAATCACTTCTTGCAGTGAGGCGAGGGCCGTGGTCAGGCCCTCCACCACTTCCAGCCGATCTTCCGTTTTACGGAGCGCATGGGTGGTACGCCGAATGATCGTGAGCTCTCGGTAATCCAGGAAGGTTTGGAGAAGCTGCCGGAGCGTCAGTTGCTGCGGTCGGCCATCGACGAGGGCGAGCAGGATCGCGCCAAAGTTGCTTTGCAGTGACGTGCGCCTTTGCAAGTCAGTCAGCACGGTTTCTGGATCGGCATCACGGCGGAGTTCCACCACCACGCGCATCCCTTCCCGGTCGCTTTCATCACGGATATCGGCAATGCCACCAATCTTTCCGTCGTTGACGTGTTCAGCTAGTTTTTCGATCCAGCCGGCCTTGCTGAGTTGATAAGGGAGCTCGGTCACGACCACAGCGTTCCGCCGATGCTTTCCTTTGCCGGGATGCACTTCCTCGATATGGGCCACGCCGCGCATGGGAATGCTGCCCCGGCCTCTTAAGTAGGTTTCGCGGACGCCGCTTCCAAGAAGCACTTCTCCGCCTGTGGGGAAATCGGGCCCAGGGATCAGCTTAAAGACATCGTCTTCGCTTAGATCGGGGTTTTTAACGAGGGCAATGAGACCGTCCACCACCTCGCCGAGGTTGTGGGGGGGAATGCTGGTGGCCATGCCAACAGCGATGCCCGAGCAGCCATTGAGCAGTAAAAACGGAAGCTGGGCAGGGAGAACTGTGGGCTCCTGTTGGGATCCATCAAAATTGGAGGCAAAATCGACGGTGTCGTCGCCGATTTCATCCAATAACCCTTCGTGGGAGATCCGCGCTAGCCGGGTTTCTGTATAGCGCATGGCTGCTGGTGGATCGTCATCCACCGAGCCAAAGTTTCCGTGACCATCAAGCAATGGATGACGGCTGGAAAAGGTTTGGACCAAGCGCACAAGGGCGTCATAAACGGCTTGATCCCCATGCGGGTGGTACTTACCAAGCACGTCCCCGACGACACGGGCACATTTGCGATAGGGACGATCGGGGGTGAGCCCCAATTCATGCATCGCAAACAGAATTCTGCGTTGGACGGGTTTCAGTCCATCACGCACATCCGGGAGGGCTCTGCCCACGATCACGCTCATCGCGTATTCGAGGTATGAGCGCTGCATCTCGTGATACAGGGCGATCGATTGAACGCGCTCCTCGGCCATCCTGCAGGGAAATAAGAGGGCAGTCGAGTCTCAGCCTACAGATCTACTTCTGCTTGACCAGGGTTTTGGTTAGTTGGCGCTTTTGGGATCTGCATTCGCCTCGGCCCGTTCGACGGCGTTTTGAAGGCTGGGATTGTTGAAAAGTTCAGCCGTGGCTCGGCGTAATTTCAGGCCCCATAGTTGTTTTTTTTGGTGGCCTGGTAAAACGTAATTCGGAGATTCGGCAAGAGCTCTTTGAGCGAGCTTCAAGGATTCCTCATCTCCAGGCCTCACTTTGTTTAATGCGGCAGCCAAGGCCAACATGGGCTCTGGGTTGGCATTGATCTTTAAAACGGAACGCCAGCGTCGAATCGCTTCCTTGGTGTTTCCCATTTCAAACAACACCAGACTTTGGTTGTTTAAGGCTTCCCAGAAACTGGGTTTAATCGACGTGGCGCGCTCAAAAGCCTTCAGGGCCCGCTTTTGATCGGATTGCATCACCCTGGCGTTGCCAAGATCGAAGTAGGCCGTTGCGTTTTTTGGATCCAGACTGAGACCGCGATCCAACAGGGGGATCGCGTCGTCCGGACGGTTGTCTCGCAGCGCTAAGGATGCTTCTGCGAACCAAAGTCCCGCGTTGGTTGGGTTGAGTGATTTCGCCCGTGCCAGGGATCCAGCTGCGTCGTCGAGTTGTTCGCTCCGCAGTTGCGCTTCTGCCAGAACAGACCAAAGCCGTTCGTCGTTGGGCTGTAAACGCACCGCTAAGGCGGCTAAGCGGGCGGCTTCTTTGGGTTGTCCCAGCCTTAGCAACTGCGCTGCAGTGCGACCGATGCCGATCCCAGCCCCTTCTAACTCTTGGGTGCTGGGCGTGAACACATAGGGGATGAGGGCTTTCGCGGGTTCAGCGCTGCACAGACCGATCGTGCTCATCAGGGCGGCTAACACCCACGCTTTGTTGAACGATTGGCTTGAACGCCGATGGGATCCCATCACCGAATCTCAGATGAAGACACAGTAGGTGGATCTAATGACTTTGCTGAGGCGGCATTGCGGCGCCACATCCAAGGTTTGATGCGCCTAAGTGCGGACCCGCGCAGCTTCTGGTCCCAGGTCGCAGGATCCCACTGCTTCACCTGGGCAGCGCTCAGATCCAACACCCAGGGACGCGGCTGCACCTCGGGATCCTGATTCGTTGGGAGCTCCGTTTGGTTAAACGGACAGACGTCCTGGCAAATATCACAGCCAGCCACCCATGGACCCATCCCAGCCTTAATCAAGTCGGGAAGCTGTTCGTCTCGGTTTTCGATTGTGTGATATGCGATGCAGCGCCGTGAATCGACCACGAACGGTTCCCGGATGGCGTCGGTGGGGCACGCGTCCATGCACGCTCTGCAACGGCCGCAGCGAGGCTCTGCCGGTTGATCCGCCACTAAATCTTCGGTGCTGAGGAGGTGGCCGATCACCATCCAAGACCCCCGTTGTGGATGAATCACGTTGCTGTGTTTGCCAATCCATCCCAAACCAGCCTCTTCTGCCCAGGCCTTATCCAAGAGGGGTTCGGCATCCACGCAAACCCGCCAGCGCGATTCGGGTCTTTGTGATTCAAGCCAGCGACCAATGCGGCGCAGCCTTTGGTTGACGACGCGGTGATAGTCGCGGCCCCATGCATAGCGAGCGATGGCAAGGCTGTTTGGTTGGCGTGATTCGGAGACGTAGTAATTCAGCCCAACGGCCAGCAAGCTCCGAGCTCCATCCAGAAGTGTTCTGGCGTCGAGCCTGCGCGGAGCAGCCATCCAGCCCATTTCCGCTTGAAAACCAGCGTCAAGCCAGCGCTGTAATGCTGCTGTCCGCATCTGCAGCCTTGAACTTCCCGGTAAACATGCGATCCCAACAGGATCGAATCCTTCCAGGCGGGCACGCTCCTTGAGAGCCGCACTGAGTTGGGATTGTCCAGTGGAGGACGTCACGGAAGCGGGCCGTAAAATTAATCAACTTTCATCATCGCGACGTGTCCGCATCCCCATCGGGTTCTCAATCCTTACGACTGTCGTTTGTTCTGAGGTGGTTGGGCATCACTCTGGTTGCGCTGCTGGCATTGCAGATGGCCGTGCTGCTGAGTGCAGCTGATTGGGCTGATGGAGTTTTTAAGCAACTGCTCATTGAGCGCTTAGTCAATCAAGCTCCCATGGGGCTGATCGGCCTCTTGCTTATGCTTTTGGGATCGCGCCTTGACCAACCGGAGACAGCAAGACCTCCCATTCGTTGGTTCGTTTGTGTGATTTCAGGGCTGTTGGCGATTTTGATGATCGTGGTTGTTCCCGTTTCGATCTCAGGCAATCAGAACCTCTCGGGTGAATCGAATCAAACGCTTGAGCAGCAAAAGGGTCAGTTGGAGATGGCTCGTCAGCAATCGGCGAATCCTGAGAACGTAAAAATGCTGGGTAACCAGCTCACTCAGGCAGGACAGTTGCCTGCTGATGCCAGTGAGGAAGACAGGGTCAAAGCTGCTCAGGCTTTCATCGATAAGCAGCTGGCGCAGATGGAACAGCAGATCAAGCAGGGGGAACGTCAGCGCAACCTTGCTGTGAATCAGCGTCGTTTCGGCGGCACTTTGAGCGCGGTGATTCTTGCCGTTGCCTTTGTGCTCTTGGCTCTAGGGGCCGTGATCTGAGCGATCTGCTGGTTAGGTTGGTGAGATCACGTCAGCCTTCGGCCACAGGCGTTCCTTGGTGCAGTCCAATACAAGACCTGACCTGCCGCTTAGCGCCAGGCTTCAGCAAGATCTGAAAAACGATTTAATCGCTGGGTTGTTGGTGGTCATTCCACTGGCAACCACGATTTGGTTGGCCACCACGGTCAGTCGTTTTGTTCTGGCTTTTCTTACCTCGATTCCCAAACAGTTCAACCCGTTCATCACCCTTAATCCTCTTCTCCAGGATTTGATCAACCTGGCGCTGGGATTGACGGTGCCACTCTTCGCGATTCTGCTGATCGGTTTGATGGCGAGGAACATCGTCGGTCGCTGGTTGCTGGAGTTTGGCGAGGAAACCCTGCAACGCATTCCTCTTGCTGGCTCGGTTTACAAAACCTTGAAACAGCTGCTCGCCACGTTTTTGAGAGATAACTCTCAGCGTTTTCGGCGTGTGGTCTTAGTGGAATATCCCCGCGAGGGCCTTTACAGCGTGGGTTTTGTGACCGGCGTGGTGGGACCTTCCCTCCAAGCTGAGCTCAAGGAACCCCTTCTCAGTGTGTTCATCCCCACAGCACCAAACCCCACAACGGGCTGGTACACCTTGGTTCCCGAAACATCTGTCAAAGATCTGGACATTTCCGTGGAAGATGCGTTCCGAACGATCATTTCCGCTGGCATTGTGAATCCTGATGAGCGTGAAGCTCCTGTGAATCGAAGTTTCTCCAGCCTGATTTCTCAGCTGAGGGGTTCTGTCTCACCGTCGTCGTCCACCACTGGAGCCTGAACTCGACTCGGCCGTATGTCCATGCAGTCCCAATCCCTGTCCCGTGAACTAGCGCTGCTGGTGCTCGGTCAATGCCCTGAGCGGGTGGATCATCCCCCTGATCTCTCCCTGGACACCTTGCTCCAAAAGGCCCTCGATAGCTTGATGCAGCACTGGACTGAAGTCCTGGATTGTTGTGCTGGAGATCTGGAAAAAGCTCAGCAACACTTGCTCGAAAGTGAACTAAAAGATGGCCCCTCCTCCGATCAGAGTTCGGTTCGTGCGTCGTTGCAGTTGTCCCTTACGGGGGCCGAACAAGTTCTGAATGGTCTTTCAGCCAGTCTTGAGTTGCCCCGTTTGTTGGCCCTATCCAATCAAGACCAGGTGCGTCGCGAGGCCATGCAACGCGTGACGTTTGTGCTGAAAAAACGCAAAGCGATTGATCAGTTGCTGGATGGTGTGATGGAGGGCTGGCGCCTCACCCGGCTACCGCGCATTGATCGCGATATTTTGCGCTTGGCTGTGATTGATCTTTCAGAACTCAATACTCCCGCGGCTGTGGCTTGCAACGAAGCTGTTGAATTAGCCCATCGCTTCAGTGACGAGCAAGGCCGAAAGATGATCAATGGTGTGCTGCGTCGTCTGCAGAACGCCCCCTCACTGGTGTTGTCTTGAAATCATGGTCTACGACTGGTTTAATCGCGGATCCGTTCCTCCTGAAACCCCAGTGGACCCTCCAGTGGATCCAGAGGTTCACCCCGATCAGTCTTCTGAGTCGCAACCAGCAGACGTGCAGTTGGCTGAACCCCAATCGTCTGAGCCGGAAGACGATTCTCTTGAATGGGCCCGCCAGGCCTATGCCCGTTTAAAAGCTCAGAAAGCTGAGGCTGCTGAGGCCGCCAAGACAGCCCAGATCGATTCGACGTCGGAACAGAACGTGGTGGTTCCTCCTGTGATGGAGCCTCCAGCGGTGATGCCAACAGCTGTTGTCGCTCCTCCAGAAGTTGCTTCTCCAGAAGCCTCTCCTTCTCCTGCCAGCGAAACTTCTTCGGTTGAGCTCCCGGAGCCTCCTGCTGAGACGGTCGAGCCGGCACAACAGGCCCCGGTGGTGGAGTCTGCTGTTGTTCCCGCGCCGACTCCGACCGCACCTACGTCTCCTGCCCCAACTGCTACGCCACCTGCCCCAACTGCTACGCCACCTGCCCCGGCGTTGTCTTTCCTTGAACAGGCAGCTGCCCAGCGGGATCAGCGTCAGCAAGAGCTCGAGCAACCTGCTGAGCCAGACCCTGTTCCGGTTGTTCCAGTCGCAGCCCAAGCGGCGCCGACGATTGATCAGGATGAACCCAGCCTTGGAGACTTTGACGATGCCTTCACCTGGTCGGCTGAAGTTTTAGCGGCCCAAGGGCGTAGTGCGGAACAGGTCACCCTCGAGGAGATCGACTGGTTAGGGCGACTTCGCCAAGGCCTGGAGAAGACCCGCCAAGGCTTTGTTACCGGTCTGCTGGAAAACCTGGGCGACGATCCGTTGACCCCAGAGGTGCTCGACGACCTTGAATCGCTTTTGTTGAGGGCTGATGCGGGGGTTCAGGCCACGGATCAGGTGCTGGATGCCCTACGGCAGCGGATGAACGAACAGGTCGTTGATCCCAGCGAAGGCATTCGCTTTCTGAAGGAACAGCTCCGCGACCTGCTTGATGAGCCGATGAAGGCGAGTGCTGTTGACCTCCTCGCTCCTCAACGGGATCGCCTGAATGTTTGGCTTTTGGTTGGAGTGAATGGCGTTGGTAAAACCACCACCCTCGGCAAGCTCGCCAATCTTGCTGTTCGCAGTGGGTATTCCGCCTTAATCGCAGCGGCCGATACCTTTCGTGCCGCAGCTGTTCAGCAAGTTCAGGTTTGGGGGGATCGCAGTGATGTGCCAGTTGTGGCCAATCCTTCAGCGAATGCGGATCCTGCAGCGGTGGTGTTTGATGCGATCGGTGCCGCCCGTTCCAAGGGCACTGATTTGGTTCTGGTGGACACGGCCGGTCGCCTGCAGACCAAGCACAACTTGATGGAGGAGCTGGAAAAGATCCGTCGTGTGGTGGATCGTCTTGCTCCCGAAGCCCATGTGGAATCGTTGTTGGTGCTCGATGCCAGTCAGGGCCAGAACGGCTTGAAGCAGGCGATGGCCTTTGCCCGTGCTGCTGGGCTCACAGGGGTGGTGATTACCAAGCTCGATGGCACAGCCAGAGGCGGTGTGGCGCTGGCTGTTGCTTCAGAAGCAAAGCTGCCGATTCGCTTTATTGGCGCTGGTGAGGGGATTCGCGATCTTCGTCCTTTCAATAGTTTTGAATTTGTGGAGGCCCTATTGGCATCGCGTTGATGCGTTTCGCATTGCGGCCTGATCAAGCTGAACTTGCTACGTTGCGCCTTCTGCTGGGTGCTGGGCCGTGAGCAGCACACCTTCATGGCGACATCCGGCAACGCCTCAACGTGGAATCAACCAATCGTTGACGGCCACAGCCTCGCTACGACAGCTGTTAGAGAGCATGTCGCGGGAGCAGCGTTCCAATCAGGAGCTGCTGGTGTCGCTTGGGTTTGCGTTGCGCAGCTTCAGCAACCTCAACCGTTTTTTGGAGTTGGTGCCGGTGGTCGCTGCCCGGCTTGTCGGGGTTCAGGGTTCCCTGCTGGTTCCGTTTCAGGCGGACGGACGTCTTTGGCGTGAACAGCTGCAGATGCTTCCTGGTCCACGCAGGGAGGGCTTGTTGCGGGCGCTTGCTTCTCATGAGCCTGGCAACGTCGTTGGTTTTGGATCCGACGAAGGTCTCGTGCGGGCGATGGATCGTTTGGTCCAGCGACAGCTTGGTAGTGCCGGACTTTTTGCGACTTCGTTGATCGCTCGTGGTCGGCCGAGGGGACGACTTTACGTTTTCAACCCGTCGAGTCCTCTTGCTTGGAGTGACGTCTATCGCCGCCATGTGCAATTGGTGGCCGATCTCACAGGGGTCGCGATTGAAAATGATTTGATGCTTCAGGAGGCCCGTCGGCATGAACGGGTTGATCGTCAGCTCAGCATCGGAGCGGATATTCAGGCTCAGCTGTTGCCCGATCACTGCCCTGTGATCGAAGGCGTGGATCTTGCGGCGCGTTGCCGGCCGGCTTTTCAAGTTGGCGGTGATTACTACGATTTCATTCCAACCCGGC
This portion of the Synechococcus sp. ROS8604 genome encodes:
- the purF gene encoding amidophosphoribosyltransferase, whose product is MQNLNTHPKSRRPVHQLEIERPDRMEEACGVFAVQALDQPVANLVYFGLYALQHRGQESAGIAVFNEGKVRLHKDMGLVSQVFDQEVLERMPGGLAVGHNRYSTTGSSKVCNAQPVVLMTRLGPFALAHNGNLVNAAELRARVDDGEVEFTSTTDSELIAYAVQQAVDGGLDWTEGIKAAASQCQGAFSLVIGTSDSLYGLRDGYGIRPLVYGYLGDPDLGHWVLSSETCGLDIIGSPFVADVEPGELVVFRCGDPTPERHRWIQPTTRMCVFEMIYFARPDSRFFGESLYSYRQRIGQILARESAVEADLVIGVPDSGIPAAIGYSQTSGIPYADGLIKNRYVGRTFIQPTQAMREAGIRVKLNPLPDVLTGKRVLVIDDSIVRGTTSKKLVQALRDAGATEVHMRISSPPVTHPCFYGIDTDTQDQLIAARLTLKEIEEHLKVDSLAYLSKEGMVEAAHAQSEHFCTACFDGDYPVPMDASIKASKLMLEPAGVAATNL
- a CDS encoding DNA topoisomerase (ATP-hydrolyzing) subunit A, giving the protein MAEERVQSIALYHEMQRSYLEYAMSVIVGRALPDVRDGLKPVQRRILFAMHELGLTPDRPYRKCARVVGDVLGKYHPHGDQAVYDALVRLVQTFSSRHPLLDGHGNFGSVDDDPPAAMRYTETRLARISHEGLLDEIGDDTVDFASNFDGSQQEPTVLPAQLPFLLLNGCSGIAVGMATSIPPHNLGEVVDGLIALVKNPDLSEDDVFKLIPGPDFPTGGEVLLGSGVRETYLRGRGSIPMRGVAHIEEVHPGKGKHRRNAVVVTELPYQLSKAGWIEKLAEHVNDGKIGGIADIRDESDREGMRVVVELRRDADPETVLTDLQRRTSLQSNFGAILLALVDGRPQQLTLRQLLQTFLDYRELTIIRRTTHALRKTEDRLEVVEGLTTALASLQEVIAMIQEARDAAKARASLMVHFDLSERQADAVLAMPLRRLTGLEQESLRKEADDLRQERQRLTLLLENRDQLLDALIQELRQLKKRFATPRRTRLVEGGDHLLAERAASQRPNAELQRRQALDALPSESRLLIQDDGQVKIISPQLLGRLHLNDPAPMGDEPSPALISLPIQPPPRLLAVTVSGRVALVRWEFAGQQQGTLERFLPTALEGDVVVSLLPLPNPEDLSANETKSLGLLTSDGRFKRLPLKDIQELSGRAATVLKLKEGVSLKAALICQDGADVAVISDIGRILRLQAGEANLPLMGKLAQGPITMRLLPGEQLVTAIAGHAERPTTILLASQTGRLHWLDLTTIRPCKRGDLGEIGWELNCESNNGGERIAAACLADSLIGVVTSNGRHGRLKVHEQDQLTLKDNESILRLVPLIS
- a CDS encoding tetratricopeptide repeat protein, whose protein sequence is MGSHRRSSQSFNKAWVLAALMSTIGLCSAEPAKALIPYVFTPSTQELEGAGIGIGRTAAQLLRLGQPKEAARLAALAVRLQPNDERLWSVLAEAQLRSEQLDDAAGSLARAKSLNPTNAGLWFAEASLALRDNRPDDAIPLLDRGLSLDPKNATAYFDLGNARVMQSDQKRALKAFERATSIKPSFWEALNNQSLVLFEMGNTKEAIRRWRSVLKINANPEPMLALAAALNKVRPGDEESLKLAQRALAESPNYVLPGHQKKQLWGLKLRRATAELFNNPSLQNAVERAEANADPKSAN
- the queG gene encoding tRNA epoxyqueuosine(34) reductase QueG, which encodes MTSSTGQSQLSAALKERARLEGFDPVGIACLPGSSRLQMRTAALQRWLDAGFQAEMGWMAAPRRLDARTLLDGARSLLAVGLNYYVSESRQPNSLAIARYAWGRDYHRVVNQRLRRIGRWLESQRPESRWRVCVDAEPLLDKAWAEEAGLGWIGKHSNVIHPQRGSWMVIGHLLSTEDLVADQPAEPRCGRCRACMDACPTDAIREPFVVDSRRCIAYHTIENRDEQLPDLIKAGMGPWVAGCDICQDVCPFNQTELPTNQDPEVQPRPWVLDLSAAQVKQWDPATWDQKLRGSALRRIKPWMWRRNAASAKSLDPPTVSSSEIR
- a CDS encoding HpsJ family protein, with the protein product MSASPSGSQSLRLSFVLRWLGITLVALLALQMAVLLSAADWADGVFKQLLIERLVNQAPMGLIGLLLMLLGSRLDQPETARPPIRWFVCVISGLLAILMIVVVPVSISGNQNLSGESNQTLEQQKGQLEMARQQSANPENVKMLGNQLTQAGQLPADASEEDRVKAAQAFIDKQLAQMEQQIKQGERQRNLAVNQRRFGGTLSAVILAVAFVLLALGAVI
- a CDS encoding DUF502 domain-containing protein is translated as MVQSNTRPDLPLSARLQQDLKNDLIAGLLVVIPLATTIWLATTVSRFVLAFLTSIPKQFNPFITLNPLLQDLINLALGLTVPLFAILLIGLMARNIVGRWLLEFGEETLQRIPLAGSVYKTLKQLLATFLRDNSQRFRRVVLVEYPREGLYSVGFVTGVVGPSLQAELKEPLLSVFIPTAPNPTTGWYTLVPETSVKDLDISVEDAFRTIISAGIVNPDEREAPVNRSFSSLISQLRGSVSPSSSTTGA
- the nusB gene encoding transcription antitermination factor NusB codes for the protein MQSQSLSRELALLVLGQCPERVDHPPDLSLDTLLQKALDSLMQHWTEVLDCCAGDLEKAQQHLLESELKDGPSSDQSSVRASLQLSLTGAEQVLNGLSASLELPRLLALSNQDQVRREAMQRVTFVLKKRKAIDQLLDGVMEGWRLTRLPRIDRDILRLAVIDLSELNTPAAVACNEAVELAHRFSDEQGRKMINGVLRRLQNAPSLVLS
- the ftsY gene encoding signal recognition particle-docking protein FtsY yields the protein MVYDWFNRGSVPPETPVDPPVDPEVHPDQSSESQPADVQLAEPQSSEPEDDSLEWARQAYARLKAQKAEAAEAAKTAQIDSTSEQNVVVPPVMEPPAVMPTAVVAPPEVASPEASPSPASETSSVELPEPPAETVEPAQQAPVVESAVVPAPTPTAPTSPAPTATPPAPTATPPAPALSFLEQAAAQRDQRQQELEQPAEPDPVPVVPVAAQAAPTIDQDEPSLGDFDDAFTWSAEVLAAQGRSAEQVTLEEIDWLGRLRQGLEKTRQGFVTGLLENLGDDPLTPEVLDDLESLLLRADAGVQATDQVLDALRQRMNEQVVDPSEGIRFLKEQLRDLLDEPMKASAVDLLAPQRDRLNVWLLVGVNGVGKTTTLGKLANLAVRSGYSALIAAADTFRAAAVQQVQVWGDRSDVPVVANPSANADPAAVVFDAIGAARSKGTDLVLVDTAGRLQTKHNLMEELEKIRRVVDRLAPEAHVESLLVLDASQGQNGLKQAMAFARAAGLTGVVITKLDGTARGGVALAVASEAKLPIRFIGAGEGIRDLRPFNSFEFVEALLASR
- a CDS encoding PP2C family protein-serine/threonine phosphatase, which encodes MSSTPSWRHPATPQRGINQSLTATASLRQLLESMSREQRSNQELLVSLGFALRSFSNLNRFLELVPVVAARLVGVQGSLLVPFQADGRLWREQLQMLPGPRREGLLRALASHEPGNVVGFGSDEGLVRAMDRLVQRQLGSAGLFATSLIARGRPRGRLYVFNPSSPLAWSDVYRRHVQLVADLTGVAIENDLMLQEARRHERVDRQLSIGADIQAQLLPDHCPVIEGVDLAARCRPAFQVGGDYYDFIPTRPELIGRRRERGRWAFVMGDVMGKGVPAGLLMTMLRGMLRAEVLSGLPPDRILYDLNQLALEDLSQSHRFVTLFYSDFDPRTRRLRYANAAHNPPLIWRAQSRKLMRLDAPGLLIGLQPEAEYGCESLVLEPGDVLLYYTDGVTEAPGITGDRFDEARLMRSLEQACRSGTGSQGILDHLFSRLDRFVGPTRQLDDDASMVVLKVKEEIMLPSVPRSLA